In a genomic window of Lentisphaerota bacterium:
- a CDS encoding electron transport complex subunit E: MAMRFLSELTRGIIRENPTFRLVLGMCPTLATTSSLENGLGMGVAATFVLVGSNAVISSLRHVIPAKVRIPCYVVVIATFVTVIDLLMQAFTPALAASLGIFIPLIVVNCIILGRAEAFAAKNAIGYSVADGIGMGAGFTLALAVIAAVREIIGNGTLTVWGDWAYRIHPNTLTLAILPAGGFITLGCILALINHVQARAAAVSGKAAPVPLELDCRHCVICRLAE; the protein is encoded by the coding sequence ATGGCTATGCGTTTTCTAAGCGAGCTGACACGGGGCATCATCCGGGAAAATCCGACCTTCCGGCTGGTCCTCGGCATGTGCCCCACCCTGGCGACCACCTCGTCGCTGGAGAACGGCTTGGGCATGGGCGTGGCAGCAACCTTTGTTCTGGTCGGGTCGAATGCCGTGATCTCCTCATTACGCCATGTGATCCCCGCCAAGGTCCGCATCCCCTGCTATGTCGTGGTGATCGCCACCTTCGTCACTGTGATCGACCTGCTGATGCAGGCGTTCACCCCGGCGCTCGCCGCCAGCCTCGGCATCTTCATCCCGCTGATCGTCGTCAACTGCATCATCCTCGGCCGCGCCGAGGCCTTTGCCGCCAAGAACGCGATCGGGTATAGCGTGGCGGACGGGATCGGCATGGGCGCGGGCTTTACGCTGGCGCTGGCGGTCATTGCCGCCGTTCGCGAAATCATCGGCAATGGCACCCTCACGGTCTGGGGAGACTGGGCCTACCGCATCCATCCCAACACCCTCACGCTGGCCATCCTCCCCGCCGGCGGCTTCATCACCCTCGGCTGCATTCTGGCCCTCATCAACCATGTCCAGGCACGGGCCGCCGCCGTCAGCGGCAAGGCGGCTCCCGTCCCCCTGGAACTCGATTGCCGCCATTGCGTGATCTGCCGCCTGGCGGAATGA